A genome region from Penicillium psychrofluorescens genome assembly, chromosome: 3 includes the following:
- a CDS encoding uncharacterized protein (ID:PFLUO_005409-T1.cds;~source:funannotate), whose amino-acid sequence MKPPSGLAPPVPSAANRVRSNSEGVSGTDGAADSPAASQLAGIFAGGMPKLRSRGGVATGATRDSPYMSDSESARRAPAAPAPKPPTAPRPPGARPPLPPPSTESSTQPINPLVASLKKAPPRPVSTASSKTAPPEAPPPRAPPPPPASRKPSAPPPPPPSVSPAAPPPPPPSAAPRAPPPPPSGAPPSVAAQAARTALGHTSSSPAAPPPPPPASAPAVPPPPPPTSPPIVPPSEPPARPSPVSARPASHEFHSALDPSAYTLTNGAGSSPTRSSRSPSVHGNVRVEDNRFKFQGDGLLPKPRPFIGGARRYRAGRGSSVPLDLSALSG is encoded by the coding sequence ATGAAGCCGCCATCTGGCCTCGCACCGCCCGTTCCATCAGCGGCAAACCGGGTCCGAAGCAACAGCGAAGGAGTGTCCGGCACCGATGGTGCTGCAGATTCTCCGGCCGCTTCTCAATTAGCAGGCATATTTGCGGGTGGCATGCCCAAGTTGCGCAGTCGCGGGGGTGTTGCTACCGGTGCCACTCGCGACTCTCCCTACATGTCAGACTCGGAGAGCGCGCGCCGAGcgcctgctgctcctgcccCAAAGCCTCCAACGGCTCCCAGACCACCTGGAGCACGACcgcctctccctccaccatcaACAGAGTCATCTACGCAGCCAATCAACCCGTTGGTTGCCAGCCTCAAAAAGGCGCCGCCGCGCCCCGTCTCTACTGCATCATCCAAGACTGCGCCTCCGGAAGCTCCCCCTCCACgcgcacctcctccacctccggcATCACGGAaaccatctgctcctccgccgccgcctccttctGTCAGCCCTGCTGCacccccaccgccgccaccatctgctgcgccgcgggcacctccacctccaccctcGGGCGCTCCGCCTTCTGTTGCTGCACAGGCAGCCCGCACAGCCCTGGGGCACACCAGCAGttcaccggcggcgccgccgccaccaccgccagcctCTGCGCCGGCAGTaccacctccccctccacccACATCACCTCCTATCGTACCTCCCAGCGAGCCTCCGGCCCGTCCATCTCCTGTTTCTGCTCGACCCGCCTCGCACGAGTTCCACTCAGCGTTGGATCCCAGCGCCTACACCCTGACCAACGGCGCCGGGTCTTCGCCGACACGCAGTTCACGAAGCCCTTCGGTCCATGGCAATGTTCGCGTCGAAGATAACCGGTTCAAATTTCAGGGCGACGGGCTACTCCCCAAGCCACGGCCGTTTATtggaggagctcggcggTACCGGGCCGGGCGCGGCAGCAGTGTGCCGTTGGATCTCAGCGCGCTGAGCGGCTGA
- a CDS encoding uncharacterized protein (ID:PFLUO_005410-T1.cds;~source:funannotate) → MSLQAYINKKVLILTVDGRTLIGTLLSTDQLTNLVLSNTIERIIRTPDDDEPSSQIEHGLYLIRGDNVVVCGEIDEKIDADIDWAKVKGEVIRGTKNA, encoded by the exons atgtctctCCAAGCGTACATCAACA AAAAagtcctcatcctcaccgTGGACGGCCGTACCCTCATCGGCACCCTTCTCTCTACCGACCAACTCACGAACCTGGTCCTCTCCAACACCATCGAGCGCATCATCCGCACcccagacgacgacgagcccTCGTCACAGATCGAGCATGGCCTGTACCTGATCCGCGGCGACAACGTGGTCGTCTGCGGCGAGATCGATGAAAAGATTGACGCTGATATCGACTGGGCCAAGGTGAAGGGCGAGGTCATCCGGGGCACGAAGAATGCATGA
- a CDS encoding uncharacterized protein (ID:PFLUO_005408-T1.cds;~source:funannotate), with translation MKRVTLAGRSASSPQGLVCHFCQLSVSRRATSLAHLPRIVPKSRPVSHSLRPQSSTPNLRVQLASPLLPVRPFASTSSAASSPETAIRELSKEASAIRNSDTVPANETVVNLLQRCQQIAEDLVSHEHDQDERSATNENNAISPLLNLDEKKSPPAGGRTNQTSPVRDPKLAESVSRIVTDLLKDKKVFISPEALAHFTTTQTLLRRPEHFPEIFHLYANKPVPEENSSPAKFHKANPKNVNSAVPADQANQALDVAIAQKNLSLVMAIIDNTFCAPAFHRAKIFKKAAVPLAALAAAPAACYTLASWASTFQNTMDPSTATGIAFAASLAYVGGTSSIGIMAITTANDQMERVTWLSGIPLRHRWLREEERAAMDKVAVAWGFKDLYMRGEEVGAEWEALREFIGMRGMILDKTELMEGMQ, from the coding sequence ATGAAACGCGTCACTCTGGCAGGCCGCAGCGCTTCCAGTCCTCAAGGTCTGGTTTGCCACTTTTGTCAATTGTCGGTCTCTCGTCGAGCGACTTCCCTCGCACACCTGCCGCGCATTGTCCCCAAGAGTCGACCGGTCTCCCACAGTCTACGTCCTCAATCCTCCACCCCGAATCTGAGAGTGCAATTAGCTTCGCCATTACTCCCAGTGCGTCCCTTcgcttccacctcctctgcTGCATCAAGCCCCGAAACCGCCATTCGTGAGCTCTCGAAAGAAGCGTCCGCCATTCGCAATTCAGACACGGTGCCCGCAAACGAGACCGTGGTGAATCTGCTGCAAAGATGCCAGCAAATCGCAGAGGATCTTGTATCGCATGAGCACGATCAAGACGAACGCTCTGCGACTAATGAAAACAATGCAATCTCCCCATTGCTGAACCTGGACGAGAAAAAAAGCCCGCCAGCAGGAGGCCGCACAAACCAGACCAGCCCGGTGCGAGACCCCAAACTGGCCGAATCGGTATCGCGCATAGTCACCGACCtcctcaaggacaagaaggtgTTCATCTCGCCAGAGGCCCTGGCACACTTCACGACCACGCAAACCCTCCTGCGGCGTCCCGAGCACTTCCCGGAGATCTTCCACTTGTACGCCAACAAGCCGGTGCCCGAAGAGAACAGCTCGCCGGCCAAATTTCACAAGGCGAATCCCAAGAACGTGAACAGCGCCGTGCCCGCCGACCAGGCCAACCAGGCTCTGGACGTCGCTATTGCGCAGAAGAACCTCTCGCTCGTCATGGCTATCATCGACAACACATTCTGCGCGCCCGCGTTTCATCGCGccaagatcttcaagaagGCCGCTGTTCCActtgctgctctggctgctgccccGGCTGCATGCTACACGCTCGCATCGTGGGCGTCGACGTTCCAGAACACCATGGACCCCAGTACGGCGACTGGCATCGCGTTCGCCGCTAGTCTGGCTTACGTTGGTGGCACATCTTCTATCGGCATCATGGCTATCACTACTGCCAATGACCAGATGGAGCGGGTGACTTGGTTGTCGGGCATTCCGTTACGACACCGGTGGTtgcgagaggaagagcgggCGGCCATGGACAAGGTGGCTGTTGCGTGGGGATTCAAGGATCTGTATATGCGAGGTGAAGAAGTGGGTGCTGAATGGGAGGCTCTGCGCGAATTCATTGGGATGAGGGGCATGATTTTGGATAAGACGGAGCTGATGGAGGGAATGCAGTAA
- a CDS encoding uncharacterized protein (ID:PFLUO_005407-T1.cds;~source:funannotate), translating to MSKITVAGVRENVNQLLEYSLNEKKRNFLETVELQIGLKNYDPQRDKRFSGTIKLPTVPRPNMAICILGDQHDLDRAKHHGIDAMSSDDLKKLNKNKKLIKKLARKYDAFVASDTLIKQIPRLLGPGLSKAGKFPTPVSHAEDMQAKVTEVKSTIKFQLKKVLCLGVAVGNVGMTSEELVANLMLAINYLVSLLKKGWQNVGSLVIKATMSPPRRVY from the exons ATGTCGAAGATTACAGTCG CCGGAGTGCGCGAGAATGtcaaccagctccttgaGTACTCGctcaacgagaagaagcgcaactTCCTCGAGACCGTCGAGCTCCAGATCGGCCTGAAGAACTATGACCCCCAGCGTGACAAGCGTTTCTCGGGTACCATCAAGCTGCCCACCGTGCCCCGCCCCAACATGGCCATCTGCATCCTGGGTGACCAGCACGATCTCGACCGTGCCAAGCACCACGGCATCGACGCCATGTCCTCGGACGacttgaagaagctgaacaagaacaagaagctgATCAAGAAGCTGGCCCGCAAGTACGATGCCTTTGTCGCTTCCGACACTCTGATCAAGCAGATCCCCCGTCTCCTGGGTCCCGGTCTGTCCAAGG CCGGCAAGTTCCCCACCCCCGTCTCCCACGCCGAGGACATGCAGGCCAAGGTCACCGAGGTCAAGTCCACCATCAAGTTCCAGCTGAAGAAGGTCCTGTGCCTGGGTGTCGCTGTCGGCAACGTCGGCATGACCTCCGAGGAGCTGGTCGCCAACCTGATGCTGGCTATCAACTACCTCGTCTCCCTGCTCAAGAAGGGCTGGCAGAACGTCGGTAGCCTGGTCATCAAGGCTACCATGTCTCCTCCCCGCCGCGTGTACTAG